A region of Peromyscus eremicus chromosome 17, PerEre_H2_v1, whole genome shotgun sequence DNA encodes the following proteins:
- the Cldn23 gene encoding claudin-23: MRTPVVMTLGMVFTPCGLLLNLISTLTPGWRQLKGFLDQPVDMVLYQGLWDICREQSSRERQCGQPDPWNYFQTQPVQAARGLMITSLAITALGLLLASLGVRCWQDEPHFGLAGLSGIVLFVAGLFSLVPVSWYNHFLGDRNVLPAPDSPVTLQVSYSLVLGYLGSCLLLLGGFSLALSFAPWCEERCRRCRKAPPAGPRRSSISTVYVDWPEPALTPAIKYYSGGQHRPPPAAEEHRATSKLKVGFPMPRPPPKAYTNPVDVLEGEEKTASSQGGSSSRSTRPCHNSLPCDSDL; this comes from the coding sequence ATGCGGACGCCGGTGGTGATGACTCTGGGCATGGTGTTCACGCCCTGCGGGCTGCTGCTCAATCTCATCAGTACGCTGACCCCGGGCTGGCGGCAGCTGAAGGGCTTTCTGGACCAGCCAGTGGACATGGTGCTGTACCAGGGTCTGTGGGACATATGTCGGGAACAGAGCAGCCGCGAGCGCCAGTGCGGCCAGCCCGACCCCTGGAACTACTTCCAAACCCAGCCTGTGCAGGCGGCCCGGGGACTCATGATCACGTCACTGGCCATCACCGCCCTGGGGCTGCTGCTGGCGTCGCTCGGCGTGCGCTGCTGGCAAGATGAACCCCACTTCGGGCTAGCGGGCCTCTCGGGCATCGTGCTTTTCGTCGCCGGCCTCTTCAGCCTCGTCCCGGTCTCCTGGTACAACCACTTCTTGGGGGACCGCAACGTCCTGCCCGCCCCGGACAGCCCGGTCACCCTGCAAGTCAGCTATAGCCTGGTGCTGGGCTACCTCGGTAGTTGCTTGCTGCTGCTGGGCGGCTTTTCGCTGGCGCTCAGCTTTGCGCCCTGGTGCGAAGAGCGCTGTCGCCGCTGTCGCAAGGCGCCCCCCGCAGGCCCGCGCCGCAGCAGCATCAGCACCGTCTATGTGGACTGGCCGGAGCCCGCCCTCACACCGGCCATCAAGTACTACAGCGGGGGCCAGCATCGGCCTCCTCCCGCCGCCGAGGAGCACCGGGCCACCAGCAAGCTCAAGGTCGGGTTCCCGATGCCACGGCCGCCGCCCAAGGCCTACACCAACCCAGTGGATGTGcttgaaggagaagagaagaccGCCTCCTCCCAAGGCGGTTCCTCCTCTCGCAGCACTCGGCCCTGCCACAATTCGCTGCCCTGTGACTCCGACCTGTAG